The stretch of DNA GACTGATCTTGGTTTTACCACAAGATTGTTGTCATGACGTTCTGTGAGTTTGTTGTAGTCGGTGCCTTCCTCGTGGTCGAACCATGTGTCCATGGCAATGTTCCAGGTGAAACCGCCCGGAAGGTTCGGGAGAGTCATGTGAAGGTTTTCCCAGAATGTATTGATGAGGATGAGGATCATGTCATCTTCAGTGTCGTCAGTAGTACGTCCTGAGTACATGATTCCGATAAGACGGGTGTCGTTCGAGAAATTCTCGTTCCACGGCGAGCCGTTGTGAACGCTTATGTCAGGATAGCCGCAGGTAGCCTGCTTTGTCTTTCTTCTGATGACGTTGTGAGCCATTCTGAATGAGATCATGAAACGGCAGAAATCGAACATGTCCTTATACTGTTCGAGTCTTGTCCAGTCGAGCCACGAAGTGATATTGTCCTGACAGTAGGCATTGTTGTTGCCGAACTGCGTGTTGCAGAATTCATCACCGGCAAGGAACATTGCCGCGCCGCGGCTGCACATGAGTGTCGCGAAGGCGTTCTTTCTCAGACGCTTTCTGAGTGCAAGTACGGTCGGATCGTCTGTTTCGCCTTCGATACCGCAGTTCCAGCTGTTGTTGCAGTTGTCACCGTCGGTGTTGTTCCAGCCGTTCTTTTCATTATGCTTTTCGTTGTATGCGTAAAGATCGTAAAGGGTAAATCCGTCGTGACATGTGATGAAGTTTACAGAAGCATTGTTTCCGCGGTGATCAGGATTGTAAAGATCGCGGGAGCCAGTGATTCTCATAACAGCGTTCTTTGCCATTCCGCCGTCGCCCTTTAGGAAGCAGCGGAGATCATCACGGTACTTGCCGTTCCATTCAGCCCATCTCTTCCATGCAGGGAAGCTTCCGACCTGATAGAGTCCGCCTGCATCCCACGCTTCAGCTATGAGCTTTACCTTTCCGAGGATAGGGTCGAAGGCAAGCGCTTCAAGTATAGGCGGGTTCTTCATCGGAGAACCGTCTTCGTTACGTCCCATGATGGCAGCGAGATCGAAACGGAAACCGTCAACACGGTAGTCGATCACCCAGTGTCTTAAGCAGTCAAGAATGAACTGGTGAACGATAGGATGGTTACAGTTAAGTGAGTTTCCGCATCCGCTGAAGTTGTAGTAATGTCCGTCCGGAGTGAGAAGGTAGTAGATGTTGTTGTCGATACCCTTGAATGAGAATACCGGTCCTCTTTCATCACCTTCGGCTGTATGGTTGAAAACAACGTCGAGAATTACTTCGATGCCGTTTTCATGAAGTTCCTTAATAAGTGTTTTGAGCTCGCGTCCTTCGTGATTGTGCTCACGTTCGGATGTATATCCGGTGTTCGGAGCGAAAAATCCTACTGTGTTGTAGCCCCAGTAGTTGTAAAGAGTAACGCCATCGACTACACGGACATCTTCCATCTCATCAAATTCAAATATAGGCATGAGTTCGACTGCATTTACACCGAGCTTCTTTATGTACGGTATCTTTTCCTTGACGCCGGCAAATGTACCGCGGCGCTTTTCCTTTACGCCGGATGAAATGTCATAGGTAAATCCGCGGACATGCAGCTCATAGATGATGAGATCGCGGAAACGCAGATGAGGCTGCGGACAGTCGCCCCAGTCAAATGTATCGTCAACCACTCGTGCACGGTACATGTTTTTCTTCTGTTTCCTCTTTACCCCCCATTCTGCCTGGCCTGTAACGGCTCTGGCATACGGATCGAGAAGATAATGCTGCTTGTTGAAGATAAGGCCTTTCTTCTTGTCGTAAGGTCCGTCCATACGGTAAACATATTCAAGTTCCTCAATGTTGATGTCAAAAACTATCATTGAAAAAGTATTGCCTATCCTGTATGAATCCGGGAACGGAAGAACAGCGTACGGATCCGATTCATCCTTTCTGAAAAGAAGGAGCTCGCAGTATGTTGCGCTGAACGAATGAATTGTAAAATTAACACCGTTACGGATCGCTGTCGCCCCGTTGATAAGATAGAATCCAGGTCTCACCTTGAAGCCGTTTATCTCATCGATCGGCTGAAGTGAATCCTTTATGTTTGAAATAAGATTTTTCAAAAAGCATAACCCCTTTATTATCTTTTATGCGGAAACAATGATAAAATCAGTGTTTCCTGTATATCAAACAGAAAACCCCGGTATCACCCGCGTTTTCATGTTTATATTCTTACCGTCATTCTTCGGAAAGATACATCACACCCGTAAACGGTGGAAGATGTACCGTGATACGTGAATAGTTCTCCGCTTCGTTAAAGCATACATCCGGAATATCATCGCCCGGGTGTGTGGTTCCGCTGTAGATGTCATAGTCACTGCTTATAAGTTCGGTGATCTTTCGCTTTCCGGATGCGTCGAACGAGACTTTTCCACGGTCTTTATCAGAGAAGTTGAAAGCTGAGATGATCTTTTTCTTACCCATTCCGGTCTCGAAAACATACACCGACTTATCCTTTGCAAATGACTCGAGCCATTTGAAGTTATGAT from Ruminococcus sp. HUN007 encodes:
- the glgX gene encoding glycogen debranching protein GlgX — its product is MKNLISNIKDSLQPIDEINGFKVRPGFYLINGATAIRNGVNFTIHSFSATYCELLLFRKDESDPYAVLPFPDSYRIGNTFSMIVFDINIEELEYVYRMDGPYDKKKGLIFNKQHYLLDPYARAVTGQAEWGVKRKQKKNMYRARVVDDTFDWGDCPQPHLRFRDLIIYELHVRGFTYDISSGVKEKRRGTFAGVKEKIPYIKKLGVNAVELMPIFEFDEMEDVRVVDGVTLYNYWGYNTVGFFAPNTGYTSEREHNHEGRELKTLIKELHENGIEVILDVVFNHTAEGDERGPVFSFKGIDNNIYYLLTPDGHYYNFSGCGNSLNCNHPIVHQFILDCLRHWVIDYRVDGFRFDLAAIMGRNEDGSPMKNPPILEALAFDPILGKVKLIAEAWDAGGLYQVGSFPAWKRWAEWNGKYRDDLRCFLKGDGGMAKNAVMRITGSRDLYNPDHRGNNASVNFITCHDGFTLYDLYAYNEKHNEKNGWNNTDGDNCNNSWNCGIEGETDDPTVLALRKRLRKNAFATLMCSRGAAMFLAGDEFCNTQFGNNNAYCQDNITSWLDWTRLEQYKDMFDFCRFMISFRMAHNVIRRKTKQATCGYPDISVHNGSPWNENFSNDTRLIGIMYSGRTTDDTEDDMILILINTFWENLHMTLPNLPGGFTWNIAMDTWFDHEEGTDYNKLTERHDNNLVVKPRSVIILNSVRNDAAQRMGQ